A single window of Nicotiana tomentosiformis chromosome 1, ASM39032v3, whole genome shotgun sequence DNA harbors:
- the LOC104113344 gene encoding pre-mRNA-processing factor 39-1 yields the protein MGDSETAVAQTSSVTDYKSAGYSSKVPDDAGTHTSSDAGNAGDLATPCPNGAGELASSNVEAGNLYTTDAVSTQQESATAMTYEASQDLAALEDAAAGSSQAAVYDSSANGNNTTEARDIAENGIASDVHGNSNMHQPEDGLALSPEEERLWSIVRTNSLDFNAWTSLIEETEKMSEGNILKIRKVYDAFLAEFPLCYGYWKKYADHEARLGSVDKVVEVYEQAVQGVTYSVDMWLHYCVFAISTYGDPDTIGRLFERGLVYVGTDYLSFPLWDKYLEYEYTQQAWSNVAAIYTQILQNPNQQLDRYFEGFKELVASRPLSELRTPEEAAAAAEAGSEQIEGEVNPSSEPSKPVSASLKDAEELEKYIAIREEMYKKAKEFDSKIIGFETAIRRPYFHVRPLNVAELENWNNYLDFIEGGDDFNKVVKLYERCLIACANYPEFWIRYVSCMETSGSLDLADNALARATQVFVKRQPEIHLFAARLREQRGDIPGAQAAYQLVHAEISPGLVEAIIKHANMERRLGNLEDACSVYEQAIAIEKGKEHSQSLPLLLAQYSRFLYLVSGKVEKAREILDQAVENVQLSKPLLEALIHLESIQSLPKRIDLLDSLVDKFIVPSPENPSVASVDEREELSSIFLEFLDLFGDAASIKKADDRHAKLFLRHRTSSDSKKRQADDYLVSEKTKLAKSAVAASNPSVAGAFPGAQNQWPAGYGVQGQTWPQAAQAQPQQWNPGYAQQAAYGAYSSYGASYAPPQAPAPVPSSAGYGAYPSTYPAQAFPQQNYAQPAATPTLPPAPQATTVPPTAYYGGYY from the exons ATGGGTGATAGTGAAACTGCGGTAGCTCAAACCTCGTCAGTTACTGACTATAAATCTGCTGGTTATTCATCAAAAGTTCCTGATGATGCTGGCACCCATACTTCTTCTGATGCCGGAAATGCTGGGGATTTGGCCACTCCATGTCCAAATGGCGCTGGGGAGTTAGCATCTTCTAATGTAGAAGCTGGAAACCTATATACCACTGATGCAGTGTCTACCCAGCAAGAAAGTGCTACTGCTATGACATATGAGGCCAGCCAGGATCTTGCAGCTCTAGAAGATGCAGCTGCAGGTTCATCCCAAGCTGCTGTTTATGACTCTTCTGCAAATGGCAACAACACTACTGAAGCAAGAGACATTGCTGAAAATGGGATTGCATCAGATGTTCATGGAAATTCCAATATGCATCAGCCAGAAGATGGCTTAG CTTTATCTCCTGAAGAGGAAAGATTATGGAGCATAGTAAGGACAAATTCTTTGGACTTTAATGCCTGGACTTCCCTTATTGAGGAGACGGAGAAGATGTCAGAG GGCAACATTTTGAAGATTCGGAAGGTTTATGATGCATTCTTGGCAGAATTTCCTCTTTGTTACGGTTATTGGAAGAAATATGCAGATCACGAGGCACGTCTTGGCTCTGTTGACAAAGTTGTGGAGGTCTATGAACAAGCTGTTCAAGGCGTGACATATTCGGTAGATATGTGGTTGCACTATTGTGTTTTTGCTATAAGCACTTATGGAGATCCTGACACCATTGGAAG GTTATTTGAAAGAGGATTAGTGTATGTTGGAACAGACTACCTGTCTTTTCCACTTTGGGATAAGTACCTGGAGTACGAGTACACGCAGCAGGCTTGGTCAAATGTTGCTGCCATATACACACAGATATTGCAGAATCCAAATCAGCAGCTCGATCGCTATTTTGAAGG TTTTAAGGAGCTGGTGGCTAGTAGGCCTCTATCAGAGCTACGAACTCCTGAAGAAGCTGCTGCTGCAGCAGAAGCTGGCAGTGAACAGATTGAGGGGGAGGTTAATCCTAGTTCCGAGCCTTCTAAACCTGTAAGTGCAAGCTTAAAAGATGCCGAGGAGTTGGAGAAGTATATCGCCATTAGAGAAGAGATGTATAAGAAAGCTAAAGAGTTCGATTCTAAGATCATTGGTTTTGAAACAGCTATAAGGAGGCCATACTTTCACGTGCGGCCTCTTAATGTTGCAGAGCTTGAAAATTGGAACAATTATCTTGACTTCATAGAAGGAGGAGATGACTTCAATAAG GTGGTCAAGCTGTATGAGAGATGTCTGATTGCTTGTGCCAATTATCCTGAATTTTGGATTCGATATGTTTCGTGTATGGAAACAAGTGGAAGTTTGGATCTTGCCGATAATGCCCTTGCTCGTGCCACTCAAGTATTTGTCAAG AGACAACCAGAGATTCACCTTTTTGCTGCTCGATTGCGGGAGCAACGCGGTGATATACCTGGTGCTCAGGCTGCGTATCAACTTGTGCATGCTGAAATATCACCTGGACTTGTAGAAGCAATAATCAAGCATGCGAACATGGAACGTCGACTT GGGAACCTTGAGGATGCCTGTTCCGTATATGAACAAGCTATCGCCATTGAAAAAGGAAAGGAGCACTCGCAGAGTCTGCCATTATTGCTTGCACAGTACTCTCGGTTTTTGTACTTG GTTTCTGGGAAGGTGGAAAAAGCTCGGGAAATTCTTGATCAAGCAGTTGAGAATGTTCAGTTGTCAAAACCACTTCTGGAG GCACTGATCCATTTAGAATCCATTCAGTCGCTACCAAAGAGAATAGATTTGTTGGATTCATTGGTTGATAAGTTCATAGTTCCATCTCCCGAGAACCCTAGCGTTGCAAGTGTTGATGAAAGAGAGGAATTATCAAGCATTTTCTTGGAG TTTCTAGATCTTTTCGGAGATGCAGCATCAATTAAGAAGGCTGATGATCGGCACGCTAAGCTCTTCTTACGCCATAGAACCTCTTCAGATTCAAAGAAACGTCAGGCTGACGATTATTTAGTTTCTGAGAAGACAAAGCTGGCAAAGTCTGCAGTTGCAGCATCTAACCCCTCAGTGGCTGGTGCATTTCCTGGAGCGCAAAATCAATGGCCTGCAGGTTATGGTGTACAAGGTCAAACCTGGCCACAGGCTGCGCAAGCTCAACCACAGCAGTGGAATCCTGGTTATGCGCAACAG GCAGCATATGGTGCTTACAGCAGTTACGGCGCCAGCTATGCACCTCCTCAAGCGCCTGCACCAGTGCCCTCGAGTGCCGGTTATGGTGCTTATCCTTCAACATACCCGGCGCAG GCCTTCCCTCAGCAGAATTATGCACAGCCAGCCGCCACTCCCACTTTGCCTCCAGCACCACAAGCTACAACTGTTCCTCCTACAGCTTATTATGGCGGTTATTATTGA